One genomic region from Drosophila busckii strain San Diego stock center, stock number 13000-0081.31 chromosome 3R, ASM1175060v1, whole genome shotgun sequence encodes:
- the LOC108604591 gene encoding neuropeptide F receptor: MINDLNRSTYLPLDEADDSSERFRAYWKDNKLDLLEERRELNLLLSKRLPDGTNDTILGNGSFNASYFPPEMGPEFIKQFLHNRAIESPWYQLLIGMYIALIVFGAIGNTMVVIAVLRKPMMRTARNLFILNLAVSDLLLCLVTMPLTLMEIISKFWPYGSCAMLCKTIAMLQALSIFVSTISITAIAFDRYQVIVYPTRDSLQFVGAVVILVGIWLLALLLASPMWIYKQLINKEMPPLLQEFGVPETISYCIEDWPVRQGRLYFSIFSLCVQYLVPILIVSVAYFGIYNKLKSRITVTVQSSSQRKVERGRRMARTNRLLISIAIIFGVSWLPLNFFNLYADMHGLAFTQGRQIAYAICHMIGMSSACSNPLLYGWLNDNFRKEFLEILCRSHESINVDLHTNTTGSNLKIVQPRHRRKQGADLSKGELKLLGKSTACGATTDGDGEVDADGIVSMATTEFNTGHNGHNGMRSALTESVVSTEIPLANANEKSVLMPRLEQY; encoded by the exons ATG ATAAACGATTTGAATCGCTCGACTTATCTGCCCTTGGATGAAGCCGACGATTCAAGTGAAAGATTTCGCGCCTACTGGAAGGACAACAAGTTGGATTTGCTTGAAGAGCGGCgtgaattgaatttgcttttgagcAAGCGATTGCCCGATGGGACAAACGATACCATATTGGGCAACGGCAGCTTTAATGCCAGCTACTTTCCGCCGGAGATGGGTCCGGAGTTTATCAAGCAGTTTCTACACAATCGTGCCATAGAGAGTCCCTGGTATCAATTGCTAATTGGCATGTACATTGCACTGATTGTGTTTGGAGCCATTGGCAATACAATGGTGGTGATTGCAGTCCTGCGCAAGCCAATGATGCGCACCGCCCGCAATCTATTTATTCTCAATCTGGCCGTATCCG ATCTGCTGCTATGTCTGGTTACCATGCCATTAACTCTGATGGAAATTATTTCGAAATTCTGGCCCTACGGCTCCTGTGCCATGCTGTGCAAAACGATTGCCATGCTGCAGGCGCTGAGCATATTTGTATCGACCATTTCCATAACGGCTATTGCCTTCGACAGATATCAG GTGATTGTGTATCCCACACGAGACAGCCTGCAGTTTGTCGGCGCTGTCGTTATACTCGTGGGCATCTGGCTGCTCGCTCTGCTGCTGGCCTCACCCATGTGGATCTACAAGCAGCTGATCAACAAGGAgatgccgccgctgctgcaagAGTTCGGCGTGCCCGAGACAATATCGTACTGCATTGAGGATTGGCCTGTGCGTCAGGGCCGACTGTACTTCTCCATCTTCTCGCTGTGCGTGCAGTACCTGGTGCCCATACTGATAGTATCGGTGGCCTACTTTGGCATATACAACAAGCTGAAAAGCCGCATCACCGTCACCGTGCAGAGCTCGTCGCAGCGCAAAGTGGAGCGTGGGCGACGCATGGCGCGCACCAATCGTCTGCTGATATCGATAGCGATTATATTTGGCGTATCGTGGCTGCCGCTGAACTTTTTCAACCTCTATGCGGACATGCATGGGTTGGCGTTTACGCAGGGCCGGCAGATAGCCTACGCGATTTGCCATATGATTGGCATGAGCTCCGCTTGCTCGAATCCGTTGCTCTATGGCTGGCTGAACGATAACTTCCGTAAAgaatttttagaaatattgTGTCGTAGCCACGAATCCATTAATGTTGATCTTCACACTAACACGACAGGCAGCAACCTGAAGATCGTACAGCCGCGTCATCGTCGCAAGCAGGGCGCCGATCTGTCCAAGGGCGAGCTCAAGCTGCTCGGCAAGAGCACTGCTTGTGGTGCCACCACCGATGGCGACGGTGAGGTGGATGCCGATGGCATTGTTAGCATGGCAACCACTGAGTTTAACACCGGCCACAACGGTCACAACGGTATGCGCAGCGCATTGACTGAGTCCGTCGTCTCGACTGAGATTCCCCTTGCCAACGCCAACGAGAAGAGCGTACTGATGCCGCG TTTGGAACAATACTAG